The genome window TTCAAATGTTTTAGTGGACAGCAGCAACATGCAGGAACTGACCAATGGCCCTAAGAATTGGGAGACAAACAATCTCAAAAGTCACTTACTTCTCTAGTGCTTCAAATCGATGACCATATTAATCAGGAACAAAGACATGAGCCACAAGTGGGTGTCCCCCCAACTTGATGTCTCAGATCACTTCATCCCAGAGAAGAATTGCAGTCCCATCGGTGGGCAACTTTTCAGGACAAATGGAGGTGAAATGAACCAAATATAGTAAAGAGAACAAGGTAAGTCAGTGAGCAGAAACATTTGAAGATGCAGATCAACAATAGATTTATGAGCTTCAGCAGACATGATTCCACCTTTAAAGATTCCTTCGTCCTTTCCGTTCCTTGAACTCTGAACATGTTGCAGACAGTATCATCCGATCGATGTTTCTATAGACTGGAAAATGGTGATTCTGCAGATTGTGTCGCAGCACTTGTGGCGGTCGATGTTAAGACTTTGATACTTAATCGGCCTGCCTAGAAAGCGCACATAAAATGTATTCTCAACTGTATACCCTTCAAGAATCATGTGTGTAGCCTCCTTAGACTGATAAGCCATGGCAGGGCTTTTATCTTTAAAGACACTTAAAGCTTCCAGATTTCTGATGTGATCTGACACAAGGATTCATAGCTGTGTATTCCATCAGCAGTACATCTCCACTGAATCATGTCTTCTTCCACATTTAGATGCATTGAGTTGTTGAAAAACCTGTAGCTCCAGATGATATCCGAAAGTGAAGGATGAACACATACTATCCTCATGGTTAACAAAGACCTGCAAGATGCATTCATACGGGCGACGGAATAGATCAAACAGATGCAGAAATGTAGATGCTAGTTTTCTGTATTGTTGACCGGATATTTAAGTACAGAAAGTATCCCTGACATTAGCAATGCCTTTCCAAAGGCTAATCCAAGTGATTGACCTAACATCCAAGCATCACAACCCAAGGTGTTCGCATGACCTTTTGGGAACTGACAAAAAGAATAAAATTCTTTTAGAATATAATCGAAGCAATGAACCTTGGAAGAGAGCATCTAAATGACTGTTGCAGCACTGAGCTACAGGAATATCAACTCAATTCTATCTTTGCTTTATCACCTTGTGCAATGAGGTTGATGTTGGGAAGAGTATGAGTTTATTTCAAGGTGCGAATTGATGATACATGGATGAGATGATACTATAAGTTAACAAAATAAAAACAGAGAATTAATGAGCATTCTCATCTATTACCATAATGGTCTCAAAAAGATGGACAGGTTGTAAGAGTAGTAAAGTGAAGAGACAACAGCACAGTGTGTTTATGCAAACAAGAACTTGCACCATACCACATGAGTTAGGTTTCTCACCACAATGACTGCTCATCTAAAAGACATCTAAAGTCAACCTTTCTACAAGGAATGGCTTAATTCATGATCTGTAACAATTTATTcaaaatgtattttttttatatatttttttcagagAAAGATGTCATCCAGAAGTTCTATCACCTCCAAATGCATTGTTGAGCACCCCGATTTCATGAAGATGGCTTATGTCACCCCATGTTTTGATGGTCCAATTGCCACTCTCAGAAATCAGGAACACATTGACCGAGGTATTATGTATCCTCCCATCTGACGACCGTCCAGAAACTGCATGTTTGTGAAGTTCTCTCAAAACTCCACCATGGGTCAGTACAATCACTCTTTCTCCTGAGACGTCATTAACAGCGATAAGCAACTTTCCCAAAATCAAATAATCTCTAGAAAAGAAAATACTGTGGAATATATATCGTGATTTTAATATTTGAATTAAAACAATGGCCCCAACATCTGTTAGATGGTGCAACATGGTTATGCAAAAGCTGTTCTATTTGAACACATTCTGTGGAAGCATGTTTTTCCCGCTTCCACTGAATGTGCAAATTACTCGTGCATCTCCCATGGAACATAAGGCTACAGAAACCATACATGGAAGCATGAATGATACACGTGACATGATGGTCGAAGTAAATAatatgtgattgatggttttttcAGAATCTTCCAAACACAATGATGAAAATGATTTCTCAACAGCAGGTTGCTAGGCAGTCGAAAGAAATGGACCAAAAGTTACATATTTTAACATTGAAATGGCAGTTACAGATTTTAACAATGAAATGGGTTGGACTATGATCGTAAAATAGcatgttgaaaatattataaagaaatgcAAATTAGTGTCTCTAATAAGTCATGCATTCAGAGATTAAAAGGTATAGCTTTCATGTTAAAGAAACTATACCTTGGTGCTTACTAGCTATTTTCTCCAAGCAAGAAACACATCGTTCATTAAGTTGATCGAGACTTTCTCCACCACCCTGAATATAACAAAATAACAGTAAAGAATGAGAAAATTAAAGTCATttgtgatttataataaaataaagaacTGAAAAGCCAaatataatcatcaaaatctcattacCAGTATCATACTTCATTTTATTGATATATTATATCACTGTGATCAGTATTGTCAGACCAATTAATCAAATCTAATCTAATCCCAAACTTTTCAAATGGCCAATCCTAATTTCTATCTCAAGTTAAAACTTAAGATGATGGCATCCCTTCCAATTTTTTTTCGAATTCTATATAATGACTAATAAACAAGCAAGAACATGGCATGAAACCCTAGTAATTGAACAAGATGTAGATGACAATTATTTTAGAATAGGAGAATAATGCTTTTAGTGGCTGATGGAACCATACTGGAATTTCTCCATCTCTTTTGCCTGATAAGAAAATCTTGTAAGCTTCAGGCTTTAGCTTTGCAGCATCACGTAATGTTAAACCCTGAATGTCCCCCAGATGCCTTTCTCTCATTCCTGGATCCAGTATTACCTAAAGTACACAAGAAatcaattgttaaaaataagaaTACTAAAATAATAAAGCCAAATATTGTggtaatgatcaaaatgttgcagACAATCAGTAGATCTAAGTCCTCTGACTATATATAGGTTAAGAAATTTCATGCCATGTTCTACTAGTATCTATTCAACTATAATCATAAAGCCCAGCCAAGGTTCCCATGATACATTATATAATTTCCCGATAATGCATGTATTGTCAGTCCACTTCTTTGGTTCAATAAGCTTCAACTGTAAGATACTTGCCGAGTTCTAAATCTTCATAGTAGGCAGCATACTGGTTAAACTTGATACTGGCTGAAATTTAACATCATATTAACATGAGTTTGTGACAAGCCAAGAAGAGCCAACTGTCTTCAAATTTTGAGGGGTAATATATACGTTAACAGAGACAGCAGTCTTTTTCCATACACATCCCCTAGAGGAGGTATGAAAAAACTTTAGCAAGCCTATCAAAGGATAATCTACTATAAGATTTAGAAGATTAACTTTTTTGGAGAAAAATCTAACTTATGATTGCAAATGTAGCTAAAACCAGCTACAACTCTTTCCCTCAAAAAACACCAGCTAGGAAGTtactaaagatttttctaaatttGGAATAATCTAACATGAAGATATCTGAAGCTCTTATGTTCACCTCTCAGGTAGAAACGAAAAACCAGAGCCAGTAGtactttttctgttttttttttttttttgtctgaaaGGTtccaaaaaaaattcaagtaattttttaatgcatttatGTGCGAAGTATATCGCAAAACTCATTTGATAACAAGTCCAACTAGGTACAGTTGCAAGTTCAGTGTGAGACATACCTCTGGTAAGTTACAAACTTTTGCTATAATGTTTGCAGTTTCAGCAGCTCGCTTCAAGTCGGACGAGTAGATAGCTTGAAATTTAGGCTCTTTGGATAGCCGACCAGCCACCTTGCAGTAATGGATAGAGCATCCCAAAATCAAAAGCACAGGAAAAGAAATCTTCCAGTGAGAGTGTAGCTTACCACAACTGCCTGTtgtcttccaatttcatttagtTCTGAGTCCAAATGCCCCTAATAGAAGAATTAATATCACATTTTTAGTAATCTCAATAAATTTTTCATAGGTACCACGAATAATCGGAAGGAATTTATTAAACGAAGATAAGGCAATGCATTAAATTGAACATGTACAGTCAAGGACAACTCTAGCGTGTCATCTTGTATTACTACAATGCTAGCGTGCCACAGCAAGCAATCATTGATGTAAACACTATCGCACGTTCCTAATGGATAACGAAAACATTGCCTTAACATTGTCCATTTTCCCTTTCTTTTCAAGTTCCACCAGGCTATTCAGGAATAATTTTTCACCCTAAATCAAAAGTAAGCTAGGGAGTATATAAAGTTGGAGGAAGAATTCTCAAGTATGAGTGGAAATAAATTCAGCTTTATGAACCAAAGCAAAGGAAATTACTTCCACATCCCTTTCAGAAGTCTTCCCTCAGTTTTCATAAATAAGGCCTACACATTTGAGTAATCAACTAAAAATTTACAATCCAGTATAATAACTAAACCATCTTTCCCTCGATTATCTCAAATTGACAAGAGACTAAAGGATCTATTACCGAAAGATTACAAACAGAGATATTCATATGGACCGAGCATCAAACACATGTCGATCGACGAGTTCCCGAAAGAGTGAGAAAGGATACCTGGACGATTCTCGAGGCATTCCAGCACGTCTCACCGTGGCGAATCACGACGATCTCCGCGAAGCGACCACGGTCGGCGGTGGAGGCCATGATCGTGGAAGGACGAGAAGGACGAGAAGGGCAAGTGAATTTGCACCTCGAGGTGGTGGTGCCTCCGGAGTCGTCCACGACGCCAAACGCGACTACAATTCCTCGTTCGCCTGTGATTTGGGGGAGACTCGAGTCGACCGATCTCCGAGAAACTGGGGCGGAGGGCCGGATGGGACGGCTAGAGATGGTTTCGATCACAAGTCTGGAAGCAAAGCTTTTGGCGGATGCCAATTACCCCGTGGCGGACTTGACGAGAAGGTCAGGCTTAGCCACTTGCTTCCGACGACCGAGTCTTAATGAGCTCATCGATATTTGATGTCAAGTTGACAAGTTAATTCCTACCAATATAACCAGACCAATTTATGCAGGAAAATTAATGGTAAAAGTaatattaatgataaaaaattaattattaaaaataataataaaggataAGTGATAAAAGATAAAATTCAAGCTTAGAAccttataataaactattaactCAAATTATATTATGGTAGATTTTTATCTAAAACTGTTCATCTTAATTCATAATAATCTTAATAATGCAATTCATATTATTTTAGATTTGGAGGTATGTGTTTGATGTCTATTTTGGACATCATTGATTTATTCTCTAATCAGGTCCGATTCAAACTATATTATTGTGTCATCCCAATTTTGGACTCCGAACCGAattctatttttctattttatttttggcTATGCATAGTTGTTTCTTCCCGTTGTCGCAGAAATGTAATGTTCCTTCCCTAAGAATGGCATGAGCTAACATGCTCACACTTTGGCTTTCTTCCACTGTTTCACCTGAATAGGGCTGGCTGTAAACCCATTCGATTGATCTGAATCTGATTTCACAATGTGACAAACAGGCTACAAAATGAACATAGAAGCATGGACAAAATGGTGATGATCCTCTTTCTCAATCCATTCCTTTTCTTCCAAACTTAAGGACAGTAATGATTCAGATCTTCTGTTTAAACCATTTTATAAAAGAAAGCAAATGAGTGACAGAAAACTACAACTGAGCAAAGACAAACACATAAGAGCCTTCAAGCTGGGTGCTATTGCAGAACACACAAAAGCTTACAGTACTGGTCCATCCTGTTCATATAAATCCACACACACTTAACAAGCATGCAATTTCTGCCAACAACAACACAGCACAGCCATACACTTGATGTTTGCTTGGAATGTGTCTCAGTTGCATGTTTTGATCAGTGAAGTTTGGTGATCAAAGGTTCAGAACCCCATACAAGGCTTACCCAGCCTAATTTTTGAGATGCATAAGAAGATGGCTTGGTCCATTGTACTGCCCAGAAGCAGCTAGAAATTGAAGCATTGTTTCAAGGCCATCTGATTTGAGGTCATGGGAAGAGTTGTATATGCCATGTAAAACTAATCTCTTCCCCACTGGATTGTCCTATCTAACCAGGCTGTACTATTGCCATGCCCATTACACCCTGTCTCACACCTCACAAATTCTTGAATCAGCTCAAAGTGGCACACTCGAGAACCCCACACTTGATTGCTCCACAATTAGGCCATAGAGATAGAAACAATAAGTCCAAATACCAATGTTTCACAGTTATACTCGATAAGTCAATTGATGCCTTTCTAACTGATAAAGACCTTGTATGATCTCTCAAGTGATAATGAAGTAGCAATCATACCAGTTTGATTTTGCCAAGaggtgagagagagaggaggcaaaTCATGTCAGTTTTGTGTAAACTGATCGCTTACCTATAATAATCAAGGCAGCTATAATTGGAAGGACCACATTTAAATAACTACATGATAGATGTTTGCATTCACCAACCTAGTACTCATAACACTTTCCTCATCATCTGGTATTTAAGATGAAAAAGGAGAGCTGTTCTAACCGTTTTTGTGTTTCTAGTTTCAAATACAGGTAAGACCAGTACATGCCAATTGGTATTTCCAGATCCAGCCAAGCACATATGTTCTTCATTGTTATTTTGTTCTTAATTTATGTAATAATACCTGATCAGCACACCGGTGCCAGGTCCGATTGGCTATCATAACTAATATCAAACATGTACTAAAGGTCTTGCTTTTATTAGTTTCTCAATCTGCATGTCTAATCACCACCACAAGATTTAAATTGAttataatgttaaaaaaaatgattaattACAAAATAACATAAAGCATTAATGTTTTTCCAAAAATGTATTTTATCACTTAAAGGTCAAATATGCCATCAAAACTTCAGTGTCATAAAATGCAATTTTAAGTACACGTTTTATGAATAAATTTGCATTATCTTAACATTTCATCTATAACTGCAATCAATAGAACATATTAGGAATGTGAACATCTTGTTAGTCGAAAGATAATTGATCTGAAACATTTCTGTCAACAAAAACTGAGCACACACATCTCAGTGTTATACTCTTTATGAGACAAATAAAGAAGCACAAATAGATTAAAACCAGTAGAAGACCAGAAAAACAACTGGTTATTttaaaactttctcttttattttttcttttaaagatGTGTACATACAATCAGACTTCAAAATTTCATGGACCACCATGTGCTATGAGGTAGGAGAGAGAGTCGTGTGCCGTGCCAAAAGGTACCTGAATTTGAATTCATATGTCAGAAATTGTATTGTCTGTGGAATGACACTTCTTCTGCCCAACTCAAGGCATTTAACTGCTTCGGTCCTCAATTCACTTGGTAGTTGTAGGCAGACCCAGGCCATTAGTGACTCCACATCCTTCGCAAAATCAAGTAGGTACCAATCGAGTAGCTTAGGAATTACCAACTTATTTGGTTTCAATATACCAATTGTCGCTTGCAAATAGTCCCTTTTGGCTGTTTCCagttcctcctcaacttgtgctgCTGTATATACTCTCACCTTAAGAAAGACAATCAAAAGTGTCAGTAACGTTATGGCAGCAATAGGAGGGAAATAAGTTGTTTCAGTACTAGTATAGACCTAAGGGTTAGACAGTTCTGTATCGAGGGATTTCAGTATTATTGATCTAGTGTAGATACTAGATATCTCCTCAAGGTTTTACCCTCTTTAATGTCTTTTATGATCTTAGATTAAACATGTTATGAGAAATTGTCCATATTCAGCATTGAATTACAAGTACATGGGGCCACAGAGGCCATCAAAGACAATATATACCATACAAAACTAACTAGAGTCCCTTGAGCTGTTATGCTTGTGCGAATATTGCATGGGAGATTTGACAACCACTTACCCATATTGTGAGTACGATGTCGATCTGATTTTGACTATGCTTTTGTTCATATAACACAGGTAAACATGTAAACCATACAACAACCAAGCATGAATAAGCAAACCTACAGCTGGGGAGGACCAACTTCCACATGAGAGAGCAAATGTGACAAGAGGTTCAGGCCACTCCATTCCAAAGATGCCTCGTATTATCATGGTATCGCTTTTTAGTCCTTTCGGGGAGAGCTTTATGTAAATGAAAAGGTCATTTCCTCAATTGAGTGAAAATCAAGTTTCCAAAACTTCAAAAATGAGAAAGACTTACATTTTTCATGTGACAAGGCAATCTCAATATAAAATGTTCTATTGTCATAGCACTAAGTAAATGGCCACCCACATTTATAACTGCCTGAAATGAAAAGGTGAAATTTGTAGAGTTATTCACTGCGTGTAGGTAATCTACATTTTAGTTTCTTGCATATGTACTCCATCTCTATATTTCAGAAGTAAAAGATGAAAAGTCAGTGAAGATCATACATACTTTTGGCATCATCGCAGCAATCATCTCAGGATTTTTAGGTATTCCTTGCTCCAGATATGCCTAGGATTGaataatattaaaagaaaattacaaACGAGATCTAAGTTGCAAAATTGTTTCTTGATTCAAAAATGTGTATTGGACTAAAAATATTTCCTTCAGAAGCCCAAAAGGGCATTTTCTTTTGAAGGACGAACATAACAAGGAAGAAACTCTAACAAGAGAGAAAATTAATCATATTACTTGATTATGAAAAAACGTAACTCAAACAATTTAGTGTAGTTTCAAACTATATATAGTTTGATTTGCAATTATCAGAAGCAACATGTACTGGCCTATAGTTCGATAACTTAAATATCAGAAACAGTAGATGCCCATTGGTAGACTAAAGGATTTCGGTTAGCAACTTACATTCATCATGATTGAATTATAGATGTTGATCCAGAAAGCAAGCTTCTGCTGATGTGTAAGCTGTGATATATCAACCGATTCAAGCTTTCTGAGTAAAACCCTGAAGTTCAGCAGAAAGAAATAGTAAGCACCTTAGGCAACATAAAGATCATAAACCAAAGTAAAATTATAAAGCTTACTTTAGTCTGCACTTTAGAGATGATGAAGCCATAAGAAAATTTTGACTCTTTGAGATCACTTCTACTGATCGAAAATGTTTATATGGGCCAATGTCCCTCTTGCCAAACTCAGCACAGATACCATAAGGATCTTGGGAGTCTCTCTCTCCAGAACTCTCACAAGAATCTGAACTCGAAGGAGATGTCTCCATGTCATCTACTGTGTTCTTTGGGGAACTTATTCGTAAAAATATGTTCATCAGGCACTTCAAGATATCCTCAGATAATTTGTTTGGAAC of Musa acuminata AAA Group cultivar baxijiao chromosome BXJ1-7, Cavendish_Baxijiao_AAA, whole genome shotgun sequence contains these proteins:
- the LOC103991536 gene encoding phosphoglycerate mutase-like protein 4 isoform X2: MASTADRGRFAEIVVIRHGETCWNASRIVQGHLDSELNEIGRQQAVVVAGRLSKEPKFQAIYSSDLKRAAETANIIAKVCNLPEVILDPGMRERHLGDIQGLTLRDAAKLKPEAYKIFLSGKRDGEIPGGGESLDQLNERCVSCLEKIASKHQGERVIVLTHGGVLRELHKHAVSGRSSDGRIHNTSVNVFLISESGNWTIKTWGDISHLHEIGVLNNAFGGDRTSG
- the LOC103991536 gene encoding phosphoglycerate mutase-like protein 4 isoform X1; its protein translation is MASTADRGRFAEIVVIRHGETCWNASRIVQGHLDSELNEIGRQQAVVVAGRLSKEPKFQAIYSSDLKRAAETANIIAKVCNLPEVILDPGMRERHLGDIQGLTLRDAAKLKPEAYKIFLSGKRDGEIPGGGESLDQLNERCVSCLEKIASKHQGERVIVLTHGGVLRELHKHAVSGRSSDGRIHNTSVNVFLISESGNWTIKTWGDISHLHEIGVLNNAFGVPKRSCEHLGL
- the LOC103991537 gene encoding uncharacterized protein LOC103991537 encodes the protein MTNTRVRTALQAMKAPGKHNKETNTEETAEMQGNKSSGAKEGSNKRQSRREKKIALQHDVDKLRKKLRHEENVHRALERAFTRPLGSLPRLPPYLPSHTVELLAEVAVLEEEVVRLEEQLVNFRQGLYQEAVLISSSKKTKEIVPDTDSDGGCSQSSKTTEQLKLPADLPTCQSLVSMKPLVSVRYSLDAELSGPSSNQSANGKRKLNKQSASLNSSEDRRGKENQWITNFSRNQKQSPVKKVLKTQVTVSEDQRADAEPECVVKDRKTDEMTLWDASDEASLDKSTVPNKLSEDILKCLMNIFLRISSPKNTVDDMETSPSSSDSCESSGERDSQDPYGICAEFGKRDIGPYKHFRSVEVISKSQNFLMASSSLKCRLKVLLRKLESVDISQLTHQQKLAFWINIYNSIMMNAYLEQGIPKNPEMIAAMMPKAVINVGGHLLSAMTIEHFILRLPCHMKNLSPKGLKSDTMIIRGIFGMEWPEPLVTFALSCGSWSSPAVRVYTAAQVEEELETAKRDYLQATIGILKPNKLVIPKLLDWYLLDFAKDVESLMAWVCLQLPSELRTEAVKCLELGRRSVIPQTIQFLTYEFKFRYLLARHTTLSPTS